From a region of the Anomalospiza imberbis isolate Cuckoo-Finch-1a 21T00152 chromosome 3, ASM3175350v1, whole genome shotgun sequence genome:
- the TCF21 gene encoding transcription factor 21, whose translation MSTGSLSDVEDLQEVEMLECDGLKMDTNKEFGASTESNEEGSNGENGSPQKGRGASGKRKKAPPKKSPLNGVSQEGKQVQRNAANARERARMRVLSKAFSRLKTTLPWVPPDTKLSKLDTLRLASSYIAHLRQILANDKYENGYIHPVNLTWPFMVAGKPESDLKEVVSTNRLCGPTAS comes from the exons ATGTCCACTGGGTCCCTCAGTGATGTGGAAGATCTGCAGGAGGTGGAGATGCTGGAGTGCGATGGCCTGAAAATGGATACTAACAAAGAGTTTGGGGCGTCCACCGAGAGCAACGAGGAGGGATCCAATGGCGAGAATGGCTCCCCTCAGAAGGGGAGAGGGGCCTCgggcaagaggaaaaaagctcCCCCCAAGAAGAGCCCTTTAAATGGAGTGAGCCAGGAGGGAAAGCAGGTACAGAGAAATGCTGCCAACGCCAGGGAGAGGGCGAGGATGAGGGTCCTTAGCAAAGCCTTCTCCAGGCTTAAGACCACCCTACCCTGGGTGCCCCCAGACACCAAACTTTCCAAACTGGACACCTTGAGGTTGGCCTCCAGCTACATTGCTCACCTGAGGCAGATCCTGGCCAATGACAAGTATGAGAACGGCTACATCCACCCAGTCAACTTG ACTTGGCCTTTTATGGTAGCCGGCAAACCCGAGAGTGACCTGAAAGAAGTGGTGAGCACAAACCGCTTGTGCGGCCCGACGGCATCCTGA
- the TBPL1 gene encoding TATA box-binding protein-like 1 isoform X2, which yields MAETDAQEVPDEHEEELLYCAADRALEQIVQGGCGVSLTGDTQEPSGHNPVPRALGRPCLSREVGPDDPLRSFPTCPALRFRAEPRTAGPSRGVPRLRGRRTTAEALQARPPPSPPPSLPPPRLPAAALAAPRLCPRRWGMFIVAGSRPNTRNAAGRPAPTDRHRAAPCPAPPRPPPARM from the coding sequence atggcagaaactgatgcacaggaagttccagacgaacatgaggaagaacttctttattGTGCGGCTGACCGCGCATTGGAACAGATTGTCCAaggaggttgtggagtctccctcaccgGAGATACTCAAGAACCGTCTGGACACAATCCCGTGCCACGCGCTCTGGGACGACCCTGTTTGAGCAGGGAGGTcggaccagatgacccactgcGGTCGTTTCCGACGTGCCCCGCTCTGCGATTCCGTGCGGAGCCGCGCACGGCGGGCCCGTCCCGGGGCGTACCGCGGCTCCGGGGGCGGCGGACGACAGCGGAAGCGCTGCAAGCGCGGCCCCCTCCgtcccctcctccctccctcccgccgCCGCGACTTCCGGCGGCCGCTCTAGCCGCGCCGCGTCTATGCCCGCGGCGCTGGGGGATGTTTATTGTCGCGGGGAGTCGGCCCAACACCCGGAACGCCGCCGGGCGACCGGCACCCACTGACCGCCACCGCGCTgcgccctgccctgccccgccccGACCGCCGCCCGCACG